One Fretibacterium sp. OH1220_COT-178 genomic region harbors:
- the flgN gene encoding flagellar export chaperone FlgN: MRDDLPARIKNLLSTELGIYATLRTMVSRELEAIVLNEDMEELLQILQEKQALISRLQLLADSWGEVLAEAGVEEVRGMDGFWDQLSSCLPAPYADEFAAILQETRSISEDLMKAEAHAQEALEKHVDELRTKLASMTRGRDAFIGYTKMGGSTFEP, from the coding sequence TTGCGGGATGATCTCCCGGCCAGAATCAAGAACCTGCTCTCGACGGAGCTGGGCATCTACGCCACCCTCAGGACGATGGTCTCGAGAGAACTGGAGGCCATCGTCCTCAATGAGGACATGGAGGAGCTGCTCCAGATTCTTCAGGAAAAACAGGCACTGATCTCCCGCCTTCAGCTCCTGGCGGATTCCTGGGGCGAAGTGCTTGCCGAGGCGGGAGTTGAGGAGGTGCGCGGGATGGACGGCTTCTGGGACCAGCTGTCCTCCTGTCTGCCCGCCCCATACGCGGACGAGTTCGCCGCCATCCTGCAGGAGACCCGATCCATCTCGGAAGACCTCATGAAAGCCGAGGCACACGCCCAGGAAGCACTGGAAAAGCACGTCGATGAACTGCGTACCAAGCTGGCCTCCATGACCCGAGGACGAGACGCCTTCATCGGTTATACGAAGATGGGAGGGAGTACGTTTGAGCCCTGA
- the rpmE gene encoding 50S ribosomal protein L31, with protein sequence MKKELHPVYQECKVSCACGNSFTTSSTQKEIRVGVCSQCHPFYSGKRGRVLSEAGRLEKFQKKYAGINYGQKTEV encoded by the coding sequence ATGAAAAAAGAGCTTCATCCCGTCTATCAGGAGTGCAAGGTGAGTTGCGCCTGCGGCAACTCCTTCACGACCAGTTCCACACAGAAGGAGATTCGGGTGGGCGTTTGCTCCCAGTGCCATCCCTTCTACTCGGGCAAGCGGGGCCGGGTTCTCTCGGAGGCCGGACGTCTCGAGAAGTTCCAGAAGAAGTACGCGGGGATCAACTACGGCCAGAAGACCGAGGTATAA
- the fliS gene encoding flagellar export chaperone FliS gives MENKNNAQFAYQATQISTATKEQLLLITYDIGIRSCRMAETALEGEDHQQDLDLANREIIRAQDVIRELMVTLNTQKGGEMAQGLMRLYDYMYQLLVEANVKKLPDNIRTVRTLLEELKATWEEALMKLLKEYQETHPEDEDFRKALSELKQEPAQPPTPPPSPKPQKSGGLNLAG, from the coding sequence ATGGAAAACAAAAACAACGCACAGTTCGCCTATCAGGCGACTCAGATATCGACGGCCACGAAGGAACAGTTGCTGCTGATCACCTACGACATCGGCATACGTTCCTGCCGCATGGCGGAGACGGCCCTCGAGGGGGAGGATCATCAGCAGGACCTCGACCTGGCCAACCGTGAAATCATCCGGGCGCAGGACGTGATCCGGGAGCTGATGGTCACCTTGAACACCCAGAAGGGCGGGGAGATGGCCCAAGGCCTCATGCGCCTCTACGATTATATGTACCAGCTGCTCGTGGAGGCGAACGTCAAGAAGCTTCCCGACAACATCCGTACGGTACGAACGCTTCTGGAGGAGCTCAAGGCAACCTGGGAGGAGGCTTTGATGAAGCTCCTCAAGGAGTATCAGGAAACCCATCCCGAGGACGAGGATTTTCGGAAGGCCCTTTCGGAGCTCAAGCAGGAACCGGCGCAGCCCCCCACGCCTCCCCCCTCCCCCAAACCCCAGAAATCCGGAGGATTGAACCTTGCGGGATGA
- a CDS encoding M48 family metalloprotease — protein sequence MSPEKRRTRRCSLALLLVFSASLCLNAADPGLAAAKKAPARPPVSADQKAKDTEMAADLAKERKIGERAVAEIEKNWPLSADPIVLARLQMILNRLEPHMERRIPYELRVVKTEALNAFCLPGGFIFFTSGLLDLLRTDSEIAAVMAHEMIHADRKHGLKMAAEANKISLAALAVILLSGGATAPIVLAQVAQVTITNAYTMEFEKEADSKGLDALIASGYSPSGMITLMERFMNEELKQPIRDYGIYMDHPESEERLRTALQKLKSLNIEVQRKYPLAVLRTAFRETADRLELTVDERPVWGGKRKLEVRKALEETRAVLDSDFQMELAPYDLRLEGDALYIGNRLLARKRADMDAPSVLRERLLAALDRARRQHPIAKYFQ from the coding sequence TTGAGCCCTGAAAAAAGGAGAACGAGACGGTGCAGTCTGGCCCTGCTTCTCGTCTTCAGCGCCAGCCTTTGCCTGAACGCCGCCGATCCCGGACTAGCCGCGGCCAAAAAGGCCCCGGCACGCCCCCCCGTATCCGCCGATCAAAAAGCCAAGGACACGGAGATGGCTGCCGATTTGGCCAAGGAACGTAAGATTGGGGAAAGGGCCGTGGCGGAGATCGAGAAAAATTGGCCCCTCTCCGCGGACCCGATCGTCCTTGCGCGCCTTCAGATGATCCTGAACCGTCTCGAACCCCATATGGAACGCCGGATTCCCTACGAACTCCGAGTCGTCAAGACCGAGGCGCTCAACGCCTTTTGCCTTCCGGGCGGCTTCATCTTCTTCACGTCAGGACTTCTCGACCTCCTCAGGACCGATTCCGAGATCGCAGCGGTCATGGCCCACGAGATGATCCACGCGGACCGGAAGCATGGTCTGAAGATGGCCGCCGAGGCCAACAAAATATCCCTCGCGGCCCTTGCCGTCATCTTGTTGAGCGGCGGGGCGACGGCCCCGATCGTCCTGGCCCAGGTGGCCCAAGTGACGATCACCAACGCCTACACGATGGAGTTCGAGAAGGAGGCGGACAGCAAAGGGCTCGACGCCCTCATCGCGTCGGGCTATTCCCCCAGCGGGATGATCACGCTGATGGAGCGATTCATGAACGAGGAGCTGAAGCAGCCGATACGGGACTACGGCATCTACATGGACCACCCCGAATCCGAGGAGCGCCTTCGGACTGCCCTCCAAAAGCTGAAGTCTCTGAACATCGAGGTCCAGCGAAAATATCCCCTGGCCGTACTGCGGACGGCCTTTCGGGAGACGGCCGACCGGCTGGAGCTGACCGTCGACGAGAGACCCGTCTGGGGAGGCAAAAGGAAGCTGGAGGTCCGCAAGGCTCTCGAGGAGACCCGCGCCGTCCTGGACAGCGATTTCCAGATGGAGCTGGCCCCCTACGACCTTCGCCTCGAGGGCGATGCCCTCTATATCGGCAACAGATTGCTGGCTCGAAAAAGGGCGGACATGGACGCCCCTTCCGTCCTTCGCGAACGGTTGCTCGCCGCCCTGGACAGGGCCAGGCGTCAGCACCCGATCGCCAAGTACTTCCAGTAG
- the trxB gene encoding thioredoxin-disulfide reductase has translation MEKRELVIIGAGPAGMTAAIYGRRSGLDVLLLEKAATGGQINITDEIENWPGVQHSTGPDLGNMFREHALKFNTEIRIADVKKVELRDGKKIVVTDKGEVEAEAVIVATGAHFRRLGCEGEAEHIGQGVSFCAVCDGAFYEDEEVAVVGGGNTAVEEGVYLTKFASKVYIIHRRDEFRADRAAIEHAMSNPKIVPVWNSVVERIEGDGVVENLVLKNVKTGELSDLKVAGVFMFVGQTPDDDCVRGLVKAEKGGWILVNEHMETSVEGIFAAGDVCSKHLRQVITAASDGAIAAMGASAYINEQLHLRTTLLEPESVTAFFYSSIDEKQVKLSSTVEAAAKAKGVKVPLIDGYRNARMTEKLELTAKMPALVELHKGVVAKVTTVGSDADVQKALA, from the coding sequence ATGGAGAAGAGAGAGCTTGTCATCATCGGGGCCGGCCCTGCGGGGATGACCGCGGCGATCTACGGGCGCCGTTCGGGGCTGGACGTCCTCTTGCTCGAAAAGGCCGCCACGGGCGGTCAGATCAACATTACGGACGAGATCGAGAACTGGCCCGGCGTTCAGCATTCCACAGGCCCCGATCTGGGCAACATGTTCCGCGAGCACGCTCTTAAGTTCAATACGGAGATCCGCATCGCAGACGTCAAGAAGGTGGAGCTGCGCGACGGTAAGAAGATCGTCGTGACCGACAAGGGCGAGGTCGAGGCCGAAGCCGTGATCGTCGCGACGGGCGCTCATTTCCGCCGTCTGGGCTGCGAGGGCGAGGCCGAGCACATCGGGCAGGGCGTCAGCTTCTGTGCCGTCTGCGACGGGGCCTTCTACGAGGATGAGGAGGTCGCGGTCGTCGGAGGCGGAAACACCGCCGTCGAGGAGGGCGTCTATCTCACCAAATTCGCCTCCAAGGTCTACATCATCCACCGCCGAGACGAGTTCCGTGCCGACCGTGCGGCCATCGAACACGCCATGTCCAACCCCAAGATCGTCCCCGTCTGGAACAGCGTCGTCGAGCGCATCGAGGGCGACGGTGTCGTGGAGAACCTGGTCCTCAAAAACGTCAAGACCGGGGAGCTCTCCGACCTCAAGGTTGCGGGCGTCTTCATGTTCGTCGGCCAGACTCCGGACGACGACTGTGTGAGGGGCCTCGTCAAGGCCGAGAAGGGCGGATGGATCCTGGTCAACGAGCACATGGAGACCTCGGTCGAGGGCATTTTCGCCGCCGGCGACGTCTGCAGCAAACACCTGCGCCAGGTCATCACCGCGGCGTCCGATGGGGCCATCGCCGCGATGGGAGCGTCCGCCTACATCAACGAGCAGCTCCACCTGCGCACCACCCTGCTGGAGCCCGAGAGCGTGACGGCCTTCTTCTACTCCAGCATCGACGAAAAGCAGGTCAAGCTCTCCAGCACCGTGGAGGCCGCCGCCAAGGCAAAGGGCGTCAAGGTCCCCCTGATCGACGGCTACCGCAACGCGCGCATGACCGAAAAACTGGAACTGACGGCCAAGATGCCCGCCCTGGTCGAACTCCACAAGGGCGTAGTGGCAAAGGTCACGACCGTTGGCTCCGATGCCGACGTTCAGAAGGCCCTGGCTTAG
- the prmC gene encoding peptide chain release factor N(5)-glutamine methyltransferase: MTEALPALGLRALRAEIRSRLSRSGIANAGQEADWLLRHVLNCTAASLLARPNDSLPQEDRKRLELLLLRREAGEPLQYLLGNAPFRGRDLEVGPGVLIPRPETELLVDLALDVMPNGEFRFLDWGTGSGCIAVALLAERPQSYGFLAEKNPLSLACAWRNLSRYGLLERALLLHSRTPADIPVRAECDLVVSNPPYIPTEAIAGLMREVRDFEPHMALDGGPDGMDFYRALFEAASGWLKPGGLLLFEMGDARQAQALREPPQGKFQFLSELPDLSAIPRCMVWRYRG; this comes from the coding sequence ATGACGGAGGCCCTTCCCGCGCTCGGCCTTCGGGCGCTCCGCGCGGAGATCCGATCGCGGCTCTCTCGTTCCGGGATCGCCAACGCGGGGCAGGAGGCCGACTGGCTGCTCCGTCACGTCTTGAACTGCACCGCCGCCTCCCTCCTGGCCCGTCCGAACGACTCACTCCCCCAGGAGGACCGCAAACGGCTCGAGCTTCTGCTCCTGCGCCGTGAGGCCGGAGAGCCGCTCCAATACCTCTTGGGCAACGCTCCGTTTCGGGGCAGGGACCTCGAGGTGGGGCCCGGCGTGCTCATCCCGCGGCCGGAGACGGAGCTGCTCGTCGACCTGGCACTGGACGTGATGCCAAACGGCGAATTCCGTTTTCTGGACTGGGGGACGGGCAGCGGTTGCATCGCCGTCGCACTTTTGGCGGAGCGGCCGCAGTCCTATGGGTTTCTGGCCGAGAAAAACCCCCTCTCCCTGGCCTGTGCCTGGCGGAACCTCTCGCGATACGGTCTTCTGGAGCGAGCCCTTTTGCTGCACTCCCGGACCCCCGCGGACATCCCCGTCCGTGCGGAGTGCGATCTGGTCGTCAGCAACCCTCCCTACATTCCCACGGAGGCCATTGCAGGGCTCATGCGGGAGGTTCGGGATTTCGAGCCCCACATGGCCCTTGACGGAGGACCGGATGGAATGGATTTTTATCGCGCGCTCTTCGAGGCCGCCTCCGGATGGCTGAAACCGGGGGGGCTGTTGCTGTTCGAGATGGGCGACGCCCGACAGGCACAAGCCCTGCGCGAACCCCCTCAAGGGAAATTTCAATTTTTAAGTGAACTTCCGGATTTATCCGCAATTCCTCGTTGCATGGTCTGGAGATATCGAGGATAA
- a CDS encoding molybdopterin-dependent oxidoreductase, producing MEIKKSVCPYDCPDCCGLLVQVENGRAVRVEGDPAHAFTRGTLCPKMTRYERTVHSPRRLLTPLRRKGPKGRGDFEPFGWDEAVREITGRWKEIIRADGAEAILPYSYAGTMGIVQYGAGHAFFHLLGASSLDRTICAPAKSRGYRDVMGATLPTAPQEAQKSDLVVLWSISMLATDIHFRHDLEIARRNGAEVWCIDTYETPTARYADRFLRVKPGTDGALALGMLHVLERDGLVDTDFLRRYVQGWEELKAGVLPRYSPEAVSRITEISMGALEAFARAYGRARAPFIRLGSGMSRYTNGSMTARLITCLPAAVGAYAHEGGGLLTSASGSSAFDNGIIRRPGLEKRGIRHINMCELGKALNDPELSPAVKSLYVYSSNPACTAPDQNAVVRGLMRDDLFTVVHERFLTDTARYADIVLPATSSLEHCDIYGAYGHYTVQRADAVIPPVGESRSNWQVFSVLANGMGLQDPMFRQSERDLVERLIESTKTRWPLPVDLNRLAGCEPVDLPLPENYKMNFGTPSGRIEIRNPRAHPELPDYFPPHGDDAPFQMVNAPDPRILDSSFNEREDLIRGNTMVLMMNPLDAARLELAEGQEVVASNVRGEARFTLKVTERTAPGRVVTEGVWWREHTRDGNVNLLTAQRLTDKEGGSTFYDVCVDVRAAE from the coding sequence ATGGAGATCAAGAAATCTGTCTGTCCTTACGACTGTCCGGACTGCTGCGGCCTGTTGGTCCAGGTGGAGAACGGGAGGGCCGTACGCGTCGAGGGCGATCCCGCCCATGCCTTTACTCGCGGCACCCTTTGCCCCAAGATGACCCGCTATGAGCGCACGGTCCACTCGCCCCGCCGTCTGTTGACGCCCCTGCGCCGCAAGGGGCCGAAGGGCAGGGGCGACTTCGAGCCCTTCGGCTGGGACGAAGCGGTCCGTGAAATCACTGGCCGCTGGAAGGAGATTATCCGCGCGGACGGCGCCGAGGCCATCCTGCCCTATTCGTATGCCGGCACCATGGGAATCGTCCAGTACGGCGCCGGCCACGCCTTCTTCCACCTGCTGGGCGCCAGCAGCCTAGATCGAACCATCTGTGCGCCGGCCAAGAGCAGGGGGTACCGGGACGTCATGGGCGCCACCCTGCCCACAGCCCCCCAGGAGGCGCAGAAAAGCGACCTCGTCGTGCTCTGGAGCATCAGCATGCTGGCCACGGACATCCACTTCCGCCATGACCTGGAGATTGCCCGCAGAAATGGTGCCGAGGTTTGGTGCATCGATACCTACGAGACCCCAACCGCCCGATACGCCGATCGTTTCCTTCGCGTGAAGCCGGGGACGGACGGCGCCCTTGCGCTCGGCATGTTGCACGTCCTGGAACGCGACGGTCTCGTGGATACGGATTTTCTGCGGCGGTACGTGCAGGGCTGGGAGGAACTCAAGGCAGGCGTCCTGCCCCGCTATTCGCCGGAGGCGGTCTCCCGCATCACGGAGATCTCCATGGGTGCCCTTGAGGCCTTTGCCCGCGCCTACGGTCGTGCCCGTGCTCCGTTCATCCGCCTGGGCAGCGGCATGTCCCGGTACACCAACGGCTCCATGACCGCCCGGCTCATCACCTGCCTGCCGGCGGCAGTGGGCGCCTATGCGCATGAGGGCGGCGGTCTGCTGACCTCGGCATCCGGAAGCAGCGCCTTCGACAACGGAATCATCCGTCGGCCCGGCCTGGAGAAGCGGGGCATTCGCCATATCAACATGTGCGAGCTAGGCAAGGCCCTCAACGACCCGGAGCTTTCTCCGGCTGTCAAAAGCCTTTATGTCTACTCCTCCAACCCGGCCTGCACCGCCCCGGATCAGAACGCCGTCGTCCGCGGCCTGATGCGGGACGACCTGTTCACCGTGGTCCACGAACGCTTCCTGACCGACACGGCGCGCTATGCCGACATCGTGCTGCCGGCCACCTCGTCCCTGGAGCACTGCGATATCTACGGAGCCTACGGTCACTACACCGTTCAGAGGGCGGATGCCGTCATTCCGCCCGTGGGCGAAAGCCGGTCCAATTGGCAGGTCTTCTCCGTCCTGGCAAACGGCATGGGATTGCAGGATCCCATGTTCCGGCAAAGTGAGCGAGACCTTGTGGAACGGCTTATCGAAAGCACGAAGACCCGCTGGCCGCTGCCTGTGGACCTGAATCGTCTTGCCGGCTGCGAACCTGTGGATCTGCCGCTGCCCGAGAATTACAAGATGAACTTCGGCACCCCTTCAGGCAGGATCGAGATCCGCAATCCCCGCGCCCATCCGGAACTGCCGGACTACTTCCCGCCCCATGGCGACGATGCCCCCTTCCAGATGGTCAACGCACCGGATCCGCGTATCCTGGACAGCTCCTTCAACGAGCGCGAAGATCTCATCAGAGGCAATACCATGGTGCTGATGATGAATCCGCTCGATGCCGCAAGACTCGAGCTTGCCGAGGGGCAGGAGGTCGTCGCCTCCAATGTCCGCGGCGAGGCCCGTTTTACCCTGAAGGTCACGGAGCGCACCGCCCCCGGCCGTGTCGTCACGGAGGGCGTCTGGTGGAGGGAACACACCAGGGACGGCAACGTCAATCTTCTCACCGCCCAGCGCCTCACCGACAAGGAGGGCGGGAGCACCTTCTACGACGTCTGCGTCGATGTGCGCGCCGCGGAGTGA
- a CDS encoding DUF1385 domain-containing protein, producing MRKIDIRQLFCVAFGLWTEEARRMPVGGQAVIEGVLMKGSELWGLAVRKPDGEIFRESWRNSSRVGNRPWSLPILRGVVVMCEMMATGFRALSRSAEIALEETQETLGLRDLVVAIGTAVLAVMLLFVALPLWAADWTARLFSLSPLGANILEGIVRAAVFVGYVGLIGLWSDIRRVFRYHGAEHKTINAFEGGMEMAPANIAWCSRIHPRCGTSFLLIAVIVSIAVFSAIGSGGFLWRVGTRVLLIPLVIGVSYEIIRLTANAGPIGRLLMAPVLSLQYLTTREPDLDQIEVALTSLNVALGRETSDSAASEAIHKSETERDPV from the coding sequence TTGCGAAAGATTGACATAAGACAACTTTTCTGCGTCGCATTCGGACTCTGGACGGAGGAAGCGCGGCGCATGCCCGTCGGAGGGCAGGCCGTCATCGAGGGCGTGCTCATGAAGGGCAGCGAGCTCTGGGGGCTGGCCGTCCGCAAGCCCGACGGCGAGATCTTCCGGGAGAGCTGGCGCAACAGCTCCCGAGTCGGGAATCGACCCTGGAGCCTGCCGATCCTCCGGGGCGTCGTCGTCATGTGCGAGATGATGGCCACGGGATTTCGCGCCCTTTCCCGTTCTGCGGAAATTGCCCTCGAAGAGACCCAGGAGACGCTCGGACTCAGGGACCTCGTGGTCGCGATAGGAACGGCCGTCCTCGCCGTGATGTTGCTCTTTGTGGCTCTGCCCCTCTGGGCAGCCGACTGGACGGCCAGGCTGTTCTCCCTTTCCCCCCTGGGAGCGAATATCCTCGAGGGAATCGTCCGGGCGGCGGTGTTCGTGGGCTATGTCGGCCTGATCGGACTTTGGTCGGACATCCGTCGGGTCTTTCGATACCACGGGGCCGAGCACAAGACCATCAACGCCTTCGAGGGGGGAATGGAGATGGCTCCCGCCAACATCGCGTGGTGCTCGAGGATCCATCCTCGGTGTGGAACCTCCTTTCTCCTGATTGCCGTCATCGTCAGCATCGCCGTTTTCTCCGCCATCGGCAGCGGGGGGTTCCTGTGGCGGGTCGGTACGCGCGTGCTGCTGATCCCCCTGGTGATCGGCGTCTCCTACGAGATCATCCGCCTCACCGCAAATGCGGGGCCGATCGGCCGTCTTCTGATGGCTCCCGTCCTCTCCCTGCAATACCTGACGACAAGGGAACCCGATCTCGACCAGATCGAGGTCGCTCTGACCTCCCTGAACGTCGCGCTGGGACGGGAGACGTCCGATTCCGCGGCGTCGGAAGCCATCCACAAAAGCGAAACGGAGCGTGACCCCGTATGA
- the thyX gene encoding FAD-dependent thymidylate synthase, producing the protein MFCKVTLLASTPKPDELVAAAARLCYRDVTAADLLTGETELLSEDLLAHIWRSGHHSPFEHAVFTFAVDGLSRVASHQLVRHRIASFSQQSQRYVRMDKPDVVMPPSVAACPEAASLFTRQVRSAHEGYKALLSMGIPAEDARFILPHGWETRLVLTMNARELHHFFRLRLCRRAQWEIREMARLMLAECRNAAPALFRTAGPSCLFGPCVEARPCGRPYKDMEDLLAKD; encoded by the coding sequence ATGTTCTGCAAAGTAACCCTTCTGGCCTCGACTCCAAAGCCGGACGAACTTGTGGCCGCCGCCGCCAGGCTTTGTTACAGGGACGTCACGGCTGCGGACCTCCTCACCGGGGAGACGGAGCTCCTCTCGGAGGATCTGCTGGCGCACATCTGGAGGAGCGGCCATCACTCCCCCTTCGAACATGCCGTCTTCACCTTCGCCGTGGACGGTTTGAGCCGTGTGGCGTCGCACCAGCTGGTGAGGCACCGCATCGCCAGCTTCAGCCAGCAGAGCCAGCGCTACGTCCGGATGGACAAGCCTGACGTCGTCATGCCGCCCTCCGTAGCGGCATGCCCTGAGGCGGCCTCGCTCTTCACACGGCAAGTTCGCTCCGCTCACGAGGGCTATAAGGCGCTTCTTTCGATGGGCATTCCGGCGGAGGACGCCCGTTTCATTTTGCCCCATGGCTGGGAAACCCGTCTGGTATTGACCATGAACGCGCGGGAACTGCATCATTTTTTCCGTCTGCGGCTCTGCCGCAGAGCCCAGTGGGAGATACGGGAGATGGCCCGGCTCATGCTGGCGGAATGCCGAAACGCAGCTCCCGCCCTTTTCCGCACGGCCGGTCCCTCGTGCCTGTTCGGTCCTTGCGTCGAGGCGCGGCCCTGCGGAAGGCCTTACAAGGATATGGAGGATCTTCTTGCGAAAGATTGA
- the rpsO gene encoding 30S ribosomal protein S15 produces MIQKEKKQAVITDYRTHETDTGSPEVQVAVLTERVRELTEHLKIHKKDFHSRRGLLKMVGRRRKLLRYLKEKDFNRYRSLIERLGLRH; encoded by the coding sequence ATGATCCAGAAGGAAAAGAAACAGGCCGTCATCACGGACTATCGGACCCACGAGACGGATACGGGCTCCCCGGAGGTTCAGGTTGCGGTCCTGACCGAGCGTGTGCGCGAGCTGACGGAGCATTTGAAGATTCATAAGAAGGATTTCCACTCCCGCAGAGGCCTTCTCAAGATGGTCGGGCGCCGCCGCAAGCTTCTGCGCTACCTCAAGGAGAAGGACTTCAACCGTTACCGTTCGCTGATCGAGCGTCTCGGGTTGCGTCACTGA
- a CDS encoding YbaK/EbsC family protein, with amino-acid sequence MLENYDAESAVERVRSALDEAGAADIAIKRAEGTIFTVQDAAKTVGAPPEEILKSLVFLVDGNPCLVLMSGINRVDARAVARALGGRKAKMAQPEYVLEHFGFKVGGVPPVGYPSRLPALLDEDLFVHAIVWAAAGTDHAFFPIAPDRLLDMVGGTRAVLKKEAAER; translated from the coding sequence ATGCTGGAAAACTACGATGCCGAAAGCGCCGTTGAACGGGTCCGGTCCGCCCTGGACGAGGCCGGGGCGGCGGATATCGCGATCAAAAGGGCCGAGGGAACGATTTTTACCGTGCAGGACGCCGCCAAGACCGTCGGCGCTCCGCCGGAGGAGATCCTCAAAAGCCTTGTCTTTCTCGTGGACGGCAATCCCTGCTTGGTCCTGATGAGCGGAATCAACAGGGTGGACGCCCGGGCGGTCGCCCGGGCTCTGGGTGGCAGAAAGGCCAAGATGGCGCAGCCGGAATACGTCCTCGAGCACTTTGGCTTCAAGGTCGGCGGCGTGCCGCCTGTCGGCTATCCCTCGCGTCTGCCCGCTCTCCTGGACGAGGATCTGTTCGTTCATGCCATCGTCTGGGCCGCTGCCGGTACGGATCACGCCTTTTTTCCCATCGCCCCCGATCGCCTGCTCGACATGGTCGGCGGGACGAGAGCGGTCCTGAAAAAGGAAGCCGCGGAGCGGTGA
- the prfA gene encoding peptide chain release factor 1: MNIEPKLKALEEDFLDIERRMSDPAVASDPRELQTLGKRRAQLEPVVEKYREYRAVLAGIEEARELLKSGDSDMEALARDELEALEPKVEGFTDELKLLLLPQDPNDEKSVAVEIRAGTGGEEAALFAADLYRMYSRFCERQHWRMEVIDSNETGIGGYKEIAFRVDGDGAYSRLKFESGVHRVQRVPVTEASGRIHTSAATVAVLPEADDVEIEIRTEDLKIDTYRSSGAGGQHVNMTDSAVRITHIPTGLVVTCQDERSQIKNRAKAMTYLKTKLYDIELQKQASEQASERRGQIGSGDRSERIRTYNFPQNRITDHRINLTLYRLDAYLDGDLYEMMDAMTLADQTEKLQHLEE, from the coding sequence ATGAATATCGAGCCCAAACTCAAGGCCCTGGAGGAGGACTTTCTGGACATCGAGCGCAGGATGTCCGACCCCGCCGTGGCCTCCGACCCCAGGGAGCTTCAAACCCTGGGGAAGCGCCGGGCCCAGCTCGAGCCGGTGGTGGAAAAGTATCGCGAATACCGTGCCGTCCTTGCCGGCATCGAGGAGGCTCGAGAGCTGCTGAAGAGCGGCGATTCGGACATGGAAGCCCTCGCCCGGGACGAGCTGGAGGCCCTGGAGCCCAAGGTCGAGGGCTTTACCGACGAGCTGAAGCTGCTGTTGCTGCCTCAGGACCCGAACGACGAGAAGAGCGTTGCGGTCGAAATTCGGGCGGGTACCGGGGGGGAGGAGGCCGCCCTGTTCGCCGCCGACCTTTACAGAATGTACAGCCGTTTCTGCGAGCGCCAGCACTGGAGGATGGAGGTCATCGACAGCAACGAGACCGGTATCGGAGGATACAAGGAGATAGCCTTTCGGGTGGATGGCGACGGGGCCTACAGCAGGCTCAAATTCGAGAGCGGGGTCCATCGCGTCCAGCGCGTTCCCGTGACCGAGGCGAGCGGACGCATCCACACCTCCGCCGCTACGGTCGCCGTGCTCCCCGAGGCGGACGATGTCGAGATCGAAATCCGTACCGAGGACCTGAAGATCGACACCTACCGGTCCAGCGGAGCGGGCGGACAACACGTCAACATGACGGACTCCGCGGTCCGCATCACCCACATTCCGACGGGACTGGTCGTGACGTGCCAGGACGAACGGTCGCAGATCAAGAACCGCGCGAAGGCCATGACCTACCTCAAAACGAAGCTTTACGACATCGAGCTCCAGAAGCAGGCCTCCGAACAGGCCTCCGAGCGGCGGGGACAGATCGGATCGGGCGACCGCTCCGAGAGGATCCGGACCTACAATTTTCCGCAGAACCGCATCACGGACCACCGCATCAACCTGACCCTCTACAGGCTCGACGCCTATCTGGACGGCGACCTCTACGAGATGATGGACGCGATGACCCTGGCGGATCAGACGGAGAAGCTGCAGCACCTGGAGGAATGA